Proteins from a genomic interval of Colias croceus chromosome 2, ilColCroc2.1:
- the LOC123705476 gene encoding protein obstructor-E-like — MATGRHWVNVFALLATITIVASVQVEDPCKLKSRVTADDKYCDKYWECENGQAVQYDCPNGLVFAGKHRGVTEGCDYPWRSNYCEYPKVQINPPLGTEHCDWLYGIFGHETSCTRYWTCWNGTATEQLCIGGLLYNENAHSCDWPENVDGCQKHPLCNEDPNGNVPLGKSCNRYWQCQGGYPRLQRCPAMLVFDRRSLRCVVPPTEECDIPTTTGPPPEEEEQRQAQRQEQNPHKSNRPSKEYNLDGQRPRPRN; from the exons CACTATTGGCCACCATCACAATCGTCGCGTCCGTCCAAGTAGAGGATCCTTGCAAGCTGAAATCCCGCGTCACCGCTGATGATAAGTACTGTGACAAATACTGGGAGTGTGAGAACGGTCAAGCGGTGCAGTATGATTGTCCAAACGGTCTGGTCTTCGCGGGCAAGCACAGAGGAGTGACGGAAGGCTGTGACTACCCGTGGAGGTCTAATTACTGCGAGTACCCTAAAGTACAGATAA ATCCACCTCTCGGCACTGAGCACTGTGACTGGTTATACGGCATCTTCGGGCACGAGACCTCCTGCACCAGATACTGGACCTGCTGGAACGGTACAGCAACAGAACAGCTCTGCATTGGCGGTCTGCTATATAACGAGAACGCTCATTCCTGCGACTGGCCAGAGAATGTAGACGGCTGTCAGAAACATC cCCTCTGCAACGAGGACCCCAACGGCAACGTGCCACTTGGCAAGTCCTGCAACCGCTACTGGCAGTGCCAAGGCGGCTACCCTCGGCTGCAGCGCTGCCCCGCTATGCTGGTGTTCGACCGCCGCTCGCTGCGCTGCGTAGTTCCTCCCACAGAAGAGTGTGACATTCCAACTACCACCGGACCACCACCAGAGGAGGAAGAACAGCGCCAAGCGCAACGGCAAGAGCAG aaCCCGCACAAGTCCAACCGGCCAAGCAAGGAATACAACCTGGACGGCCAACGCCCGAGACCCAGAAACTAA
- the LOC123699051 gene encoding trypsin-3-like, whose product MFKNFILFLLFGPWVAEAGAFQASIDPDTKIIGGEDAPEGAIPSLVSLRLNIYAESHFCFASIIRPTWVVTAAHCTVDLRDARIAVYITVVGTNKLSSGGDTYAVKQIINHPNFSDTTYVNDIALLEVAEEIQYYSKVAPMALPDEDTPANTTCVVSGWGFTDSDSGGPLAADGKLVGVASWGVGCASRYPEVYTRVFSYLDWILGIVDSNE is encoded by the exons atgtttaaaaatttcattttattcctTCTTTTTGGTCCTTGGGTCGCAGAAG CAGGAGCTTTTCAAGCATCAATTGATCccgatactaaaataataggtGGAGAAGACGCACCAGAAGGAGCTATTCCATCTCTAGTATCATTGAGGTTGAACATCTACGCTGAGTCCCACTTCTGTTTCGCCTCCATCATCAGACCGACTTGGGTAGTGACAGCTGCGCATTGCACAGTCGA TCTCCGTGACGCCAGAATAGCGGTATATATAACGGTAGTTGGAACCAACAAACTGTCGTCAGGTGGTGATACATATGCTgtgaaacaaataataaaccaCCCGAATTTTAGTGACACAACTTACGTAAATGATATCGCTCTTCTTGAAGTAGCTGAAGAGATTCAATACTACTCTAAAGTAGCTCCCATGGCCTTGCCTGATGAGGATACTCCTGCTAACACAACCTGCGTAGTTTCAGGATGGGGATTTACAGAT AGTGATTCCGGTGGTCCATTAGCAGCTGATGGAAAGCTTGTCGGCGTCGCCTCCTGGGGTGTAGGCTGCGCTTCTAGGTACCCGGAGGTATATACAAGAGTGTTCTCCTACCTAGATTGGATTTTGGGCATAGTGGACtcaaatgaataa